One genomic window of Etheostoma spectabile isolate EspeVRDwgs_2016 chromosome 7, UIUC_Espe_1.0, whole genome shotgun sequence includes the following:
- the LOC116692683 gene encoding calcium-binding protein P yields the protein MSFGFCVRVLVLSLLTFGQHAQALSYRSGGSNEVKPYFGFERSLKPASSENLKPATAPRAGSDRGYGRLVDGYSQEGSVSSYRPGPPIIQKPRQQTQQPLLTNSNAGVLTKAESPKTGDPMSGIASSYGIMMYASPQSESTWQPKPPQQLYQKKSQQTSYPDYPFKPQEPTSMLRPQQRAYPSKLHETSDPVRPQQRAYPDYLAKPQEPASMVRPQQRAYPAYPSKPQQPADLVRPQPRAYPSKLQETSDLVRPQPRAYPDYPSGPQQPADTVRPQQHAFQDYRSKLQKAANPVGPQQRAYPDNSGMFPYQGGVSSGSKPTDSNPKLNLLPRSSMASPDHPRWQQLLIPVPVHNRYH from the exons atgtcttttggaTTTTGTGTGAG AGTGCTTGTGCTTTCGCTATTGACTTTTGGCCAGCATGCCCAGG CACTCAGCTACAGAAGTGGAGGCTCCAACGAAGTTAAACCTTACTTTGGTTTTGAAAGAAGCCTCAAACCTGCTTCATCTGAGAACCTGAAGCCAGCTACTGCACCGCGTGCAGGCAGCGATCGTGGTTATGGTAGGCTAGTAGATGGATACAGTCAAGAAGGAAGTGTTTCTAGTTACAGGCCTGGCCCCCCGATCATTCAGAAACCCAGACAACAAACCCAGCAGCCGCTTCTAACTAACTCCAATGCAGGAGTCCTGACGAAAGCTGAAAGTCCAAAGACTGGAGACCCGATGTCGGGCATCGCATCAAGTTATGGTATTATGATGTATGCTTCGCCCCAATCTGAGTCCACTTGGCAGCCCAAGCCCCCGCAGCAGTTGTACCAAAAGAAGTCCCAGCAGACCTCCTACCCAGACTACCCATTTAAGCCCCAGGAACCCACCAGCATGCTGAGGCCCCAGCAACGTGCCTACCCATCTAAGCTCCATGAAACCTCTGACCCAGTTAGGCCGCAGCAACGTGCCTACCCAGACTACCTAGCCAAGCCCCAGGAACCCGCCAGCATGGTGAGGCCCCAGCAACGTGCCTACCC CGCCTACCCATCTAAGCCCCAGCAACCAGCTGACCTGGTTAGGCCCCAGCCACGTGCCTACCCATCTAAGCTCCAGGAAACCTCCGACCTGGTAAGGCCCCAGCCACGCGCCTACCCAGACTACCCATCTGGGCCCCAGCAACCCGCCGACACAGTTAGGCCCCAGCAACACGCCTTCCAAGACTACCGATCCAAGCTACAGAAAGCTGCCAACCCGGTTGGACCCCAGCAACGTGCCTACCCAGACAACTCTGGCATGTTTCCTTATCAGGGAGGTGTTTCTTCTGGCTCTAAACCCACCGACTCAAACCCAAAACTGAATCTTCTGCCAAGAAGTTCAATGGCATCCCCAGACCATCCTAGGTGGCAGCAGCTCCTAATACCTGTACCTGTGCACAACAGATATCATTAA